In Fundulus heteroclitus isolate FHET01 chromosome 8, MU-UCD_Fhet_4.1, whole genome shotgun sequence, a genomic segment contains:
- the cercam gene encoding procollagen galactosyltransferase 2 produces the protein MLLRVLVLAVLISRAECYFIEEKFPEESKMQPPTVVIAIIARNTAHSLPYYLGALERLNYPKDRISVWAATDHNSDNTTAMLREWLTVMQTFYHYVEWRPMDQPKSYAGELGPKHWPNSRHEYVMKLKQAALNFARKRWADYILYADTDNILTNPETLNLLIAENKSVVAPMLDSQGAYSNFWCGITPQGYYRRTAEYFPTRYRHRLGCFPVPMVHSTLLLDLRKEGMKKLAFYPPHKDYSWPYDDIIVFAFSCRAAEVQMYVCNKERYGYLNVPAKPHFTLEDDHLNFVHVHLESLIDGPAMRPSRYIHMFPKQRDLMGFDEIYLINLRRRPDRRDRMLYSLNELEVDVKVVDAVDGNALNSSDIKFLGVDLLPGYYDPFSGRTLTKGEVGCFLTHYYIWKEVVDMQMDKALVFEDDVRFQANFKRRVLRLMEEVEQVELDWDIIYLGRKQVNPGKEEAVENVRNLVVADYSYWTLSYAISQQGAQKLLNAEPLSKMLPVDEFLPIMYDKHPNEDYKSHFPNRNVQAYSTRPLLVQPCHYAGDPEWVSDTETSTLWDDDSVRTDWRGSHKTLKGAAPPAEMLSASYRDEL, from the exons ATGTTGCTTCGTGTTTTGGTCCTAGCAGTCCTGATTTCCCGGGCCGAGTGTTACTTTATTGAAGAAAAGTTCCCGGAGGAGTCCAAGATGCAGCCTCCCACCGTGGTGATCGCGATCATAGCCAGGAACACCGCGCACTCCCTGCCGTACTACCTCGGAGCTCTGGAGAGGCTCAACTACCCCAAAGACCGCATCTCTGTGTG GGCCGCCACAGACCACAACTCGGACAACACCACGGCCATGCTGAGAGAGTGGCTGACTGTCATGCAGACATTTTACCATTACGTTGAGTGGAGACCAATGGACCAGCCCAA GTCTTATGCAGGGGAGCTGGGTCCAAAGCACTGGCCCAACAGCAGACATGAGTATGTGATGAAGCTGAAGCAGGCCGCTCTCAACTTTGCCAGAAAACGCTGGGCTGACTACATACTG TATGCCGACACAGACAACATCCTCACCAACCCAGAAACGCTCAACCTGCTGATCGCAGAGAACAAGTCAGTCGTCGCCCCCATGCTAGACTCCCAGGGAGCGTACTCCAACTTTTGGTGCGGCATCACCCCGCAG GGTTATTATCGGCGGACAGCGGAGTACTTTCCAACACGTTACCGCCACAGACTGGGCTGCTTCCCCGTGCCGATGGTCCACAGCACCCTGCTGCTGGATCTGAGGAAGGAAGGCATGAAGAAACTGGCTTTCTACCCTCCTCATAAGGATTACTCATGGCCCTACGATGACATCATTGTTTTCGCCTTCTCCTGCCGCGCTGCAG AGGTACAGATGTACGTGTGCAACAAGGAGCGCTATGGCTACCTAAACGTCCCGGCCAAACCTCATTTCACGCTGGAGGACGATCACCTCAACTTTGTCCACGTTCACCTGGAGTCACTGA TTGACGGGCCGGCCATGCGTCCCTCTCGATACATTCATATGTTCCCGAAGCAGAGAGACCTGATGGGATTTGATGAG ATCTATCTGATTAACCTGCGACGCCGGCCTGACCGTAGAGACAGGATGTTGTACTCCCTGAACGAGCTGGAGGTTGACGTCAAGGTGGTGGACGCTGTGGATGGAAA CGCTCTGAACAGCAGCGACATTAAATTCCTGGGTGTGGACCTGCTGCCAGGTTACTACGACCCGTTCTCTGGACGCACCCTGACCAAGGGAGAGGTGGGCTGCTTCCTCACCCACTATTACATCTGGAAGGAG GTTGTGGACATGCAAATGGACAAAGCCCTGGTCTTTGAGGATGATGTACGCTTCCAGGCAAACTTCAAGCGACGAGTGCTCAGGCTcatggaggaggtggagcaggtGGAGCTGGACTGGGACATAAT ATACCTTGGCAGGAAGCAGGTGAATCCTGGAAAGGAGGAGGCGGTCGAGAACGTTCGGAACCTGGTGGTGGCCGACTATTCGTACTGGACTCTGTCCTACGCCATCTCTCAGCAGGGAGCCCAAAAGCTGCTCAATGCCGAGCCGCTCTCTAAGATGCTCCCCGTGGATGAATTTCTCCCCATCATGTATGACAAACATCCCAA TGAAGACTACAAGTCCCACTTCCCCAACAGAAACGTGCAGGCCTACAGCACGCGCCCCCTCCTGGTGCAGCCGTGTCACTACGCCGGCGACCCTGAGTGGGTGAGCGACACAGAGACCTCCACTCTGTGGGATGATGATTCGGTGAGGACCGATTGGAGGGGCTCCCACAAAACGCTGAAGGGGGCTGCGCCACCGGCCGAGATGCTGTCGGCCTCCTACAGGGACGAACTTTAG